One window of Oryza brachyantha chromosome 12, ObraRS2, whole genome shotgun sequence genomic DNA carries:
- the LOC102710357 gene encoding uncharacterized protein LOC102710357 isoform X1 produces MFSLAFLPRNHNKIRSSSPLPLSLTLSLYMRVFLCTPLSPQQFRAILSLVRCPHSAKAEEEEEEMEGCNDKSSASSMEKETYGESKYGGIAPKKPLISKDHERAYFDSADWVLGKQAENGSARAAIESLKPKLKVSTEGRPVVNQLKLTALHCTAKNASSPASPSQTDLCI; encoded by the exons ATGTTCTCTCTTGCCTTTCTTCCCCGCAACCACAACAAGATTCGtagctcctctcctctccctctctcactcacactctctctatatatgcGTGTGTTTCTCTGCACTCCTCTCTCACCACAACAATTCAGAGCTATCCTGTCTCTCGTCCGTTGTCCACACAGCGCAAAG gcagaggaagaggaggaggagatggaagGCTGCAACGACAAGTCATCAGCCTCTTCCATGGAGAAAGAG ACCTATGGTGAAAGCAAGTATGGAGGAATTGCACCCAAGAAGCCTCTGATTTCAAAG GACCATGAGCGCGCCTACTTCGATTCCGCAGATTGGGTCCTAGGCAAG CAAGCTGAAAACGGCAGTGCAAGAGCAGCAATTGAGTCCTTGAAGCCAAAGCTAAAGGTCAGTACAGAGGGGAGACCAGTAGTGAACCAATTGAAATtgactgcactgcactgcactgcaa AGAACGCCTCATCACCAGCTTCCCCCTCGCAAACCGACCTGTGCATCTAG
- the LOC102710357 gene encoding uncharacterized protein LOC102710357 isoform X2: MRVFLCTPLSPQQFRAILSLVRCPHSAKAEEEEEEMEGCNDKSSASSMEKETYGESKYGGIAPKKPLISKDHERAYFDSADWVLGKQAENGSARAAIESLKPKLKRTPHHQLPPRKPTCASS, encoded by the exons atgcGTGTGTTTCTCTGCACTCCTCTCTCACCACAACAATTCAGAGCTATCCTGTCTCTCGTCCGTTGTCCACACAGCGCAAAG gcagaggaagaggaggaggagatggaagGCTGCAACGACAAGTCATCAGCCTCTTCCATGGAGAAAGAG ACCTATGGTGAAAGCAAGTATGGAGGAATTGCACCCAAGAAGCCTCTGATTTCAAAG GACCATGAGCGCGCCTACTTCGATTCCGCAGATTGGGTCCTAGGCAAG CAAGCTGAAAACGGCAGTGCAAGAGCAGCAATTGAGTCCTTGAAGCCAAAGCTAAAG AGAACGCCTCATCACCAGCTTCCCCCTCGCAAACCGACCTGTGCATCTAGCTGA
- the LOC102713232 gene encoding putative cyclin-dependent kinase F-2, with amino-acid sequence MAASVATSRFERLDAVASGGFGVVYRARDRRSGEIVAVKCIRAAGDDDEGGVDRCSDALAREVAALEACRGLPYVVQPRARGHGEAGVVVMEFVGPTLRQAMARSGRRRRSELEVRLLMLQLLSGAKGMHAAGLIHRDLKLDNVLVDARGDLRICDLGLSQSTAAPPPYANRVGTLWYRAPELLLGCTDYDERVDSWSLGCIMAALLARRHPFRGSSEREQLGEILDVLGADDIKQWRGYRGQRLPGGCAPWSFLRSMFPPPLEAAIAGRPPLSEAGFEVLSGLLRCNPDKRLTAAQALRHRWFKETDSASLRHR; translated from the coding sequence ATGGCTGCCTCCGTCGCGACGAGCCGCTTCGAGAggctcgacgccgtcgcctccgGTGGCTTCGGCGTCGTCTACCGCGCGCGGGACCGCCGCTCCGGCGAGATCGTCGCCGTCAAGTGcatccgcgccgccggtgacgacgacgaaggcggCGTCGACCGCTGCTCCGACGCCCTTGCCCGCGAGGTGGCCGCCCTGGAGGCGTGCAGGGGCCTCCCCTACGTCGTTcagccgcgcgcgcggggccaCGGCGAGGCCGGCGTCGTCGTGATGGAGTTCGTGGGGCCGACGCTGCGGCAGGCCATGGCgaggagcgggcggcggcggcggtcggagCTCGAGGTCCGCCTCCTCATGCTGCAGCTCCTCTCCGGCGCCAAGGGGATGCACGCCGCGGGCCTCATCCACCGGGACCTGAAGCTGGACAACGTCCTCGTCGACGCGCGCGGCGACCTCAGGATCTGCGACCTCGGCCTGTCGCAgagcaccgccgcgccgccgccgtacgcCAACCGCGTCGGGACGCTCTGGTACCGCGCgccggagctcctcctcgggTGCACCGACTACGACGAGCGCGTCGACTCGTGGTCGCTCGGCTGCATCATGGCGGCGCTCCTCGCCCGGAGGCACCCTTTCCGCGGGAGCTCGGAGCGGGAGCAGCTCGGCGAGATCCTCGACGTCCTCGGCGCCGACGACATCAAGCAGTGGCGGGGCTACCGCGGGCAGCGGCTGCCCGGAGGGTGCGCGCCGTGGAGCTTTCTTCGCAGCAtgttcccgccgccgctggaggCCGcgatcgccggccggccgccgctgtcgGAGGCCGGCTTCGAGGTGTTGAGCGGCCTTCTGAGGTGCAACCCGGACAAGAGGTTGACGGCGGCGCAAGCGCTCCGGCACCGGTGGTTCAAGGAGACCGACAGTGCCAGCCTGAGACATCGGTAG